A window of Strix aluco isolate bStrAlu1 chromosome 2, bStrAlu1.hap1, whole genome shotgun sequence contains these coding sequences:
- the ZIC2 gene encoding LOW QUALITY PROTEIN: zinc finger protein ZIC 2 (The sequence of the model RefSeq protein was modified relative to this genomic sequence to represent the inferred CDS: deleted 2 bases in 1 codon), whose protein sequence is MLLDAGPQFPALGVGTFARHHHSAAAEMQDRELSLAAQNSFVDSAAAHMGAFKLNAGAHDLSPGQSSAFTSQAPGYPAAALGPHAAHVGSYSGAPFNSTRDFLFRSRGFGDSSPAGGQHGIFGPAAGSLHHPHTDAQSHLLFPGIHDQHGPHASQNVLNGQMRLGLPGEVFARSDQYRQVSSPRTDPYSAAQLHNQYGPMNMNMGMNMAAHHHHHPGAFFRYMRQQCIKQELICKWIDPEQLNNPKKSCNKTFSTMHELVTHVSVEHVGGPEQSNHVCYWEECPREGKPFKAKYKLVNHIRVHTGEKPFPCPFPGCGKVFARSENLKIHKRTHTGEKPFQCEFEGCDRRFANSSDRKKHMHVHTSDKPYLCKMCDKSYTHPSSLRKHMKVHESSPQGSESSPAASSGYESSTPPGLVSPSAESQSTSNLSPAAAAAAAAAAAAAAVSAVHRGGGGGGGSGGGGGGGGHSGLSSNFNEWYV, encoded by the exons ATGCTGCTGGACGCCGGCCCGCAGTTCCCGGCCCTCGGCGTGGGCACCTTCGCCCGGCACCACCACTCGGCCGCGGCGGAGATGCAGGACCGGGAGCTGAGCCTGGCGGCGCAGAACAGCTTCGTGGACTCGGCGGCGGCGCACATGGGCGCCTTCAAGCTCAACGCCGGCGCCCACGACCTCTCCCCCGGGCAGAGCTCGGCGTTCACCTCGCAGGCGCCCGGCTACCCCGCCGCCGCCCTGGGGCCCCACGCCGCCCACGTCGGCTCCTACTCCGGGGCGCCCTTCAACTCCACCCGGGACTTCTTGTTTCGCAGCCGCGGCTTCGGGGACTCGTCGCCGGCCGGCGGGCAGCACGGCATCTTCGGCCCTGCGGCCGGCAGCCTGCACCACCCGCACACGGACGCTCAGAGCCACCTCCTCTTCCCGGGCATCCACGACCAGCACGGCCCCCACGCCTCCCAAAACGTCCTCAACGGGCAGATGCGCCTGGGCTTGCCGGGGGAGGTGTTCGCCCGGTCGGATCAGTACCGCCAGGTCTCCAGCCCCAGGACTGACCCCTACTCGGCGGCTCAGCTGCACAACCAGTACGGCCCCATGAATATGAATATGGGCATGAACATGGcagcccaccaccac caccaccCAGGTGCCTTTTTCCGCTACATGCGGCAGCAGTGCATCAAGCAAGAGCTCATCTGCAAGTGGATCGACCCCGAgcagctgaacaaccccaaaaaaaGTTGCAATAAAACTTTCAGCACCATGCACGAGTTGGTCACCCACGTCTCGGTGGAGCACGTTGGGGGACCCGAGCAGAGCAACCATGTCTGCTACTGGGAGGAGTGTCCCCGCGAAGGCAAACCCTTCAAAGCGAAATACAAACTGGTCAATCATATCCGAGTGCACACGGGAGAGAAAcctttcccctgccccttccccggcTGCGGAAAAGTTTTCGCCAGATCAGAAAACCTCAAAATTCACAAAAGGACGCACACAG GGGAGAAGCCCTTCCAGTGCGAGTTCGAAGGCTGCGACCGGCGCTTCGCCAACAGCAGCGACCGCAAGAAGCACATGCACGTCCACACCTCGGACAAGCCCTACCTGTGCAAGATGTGCGACAAGTCCTACACCCACCCCAGCTCCCTGCGGAAGCACATGAAG GTGCACGAGTCGTCCCCGCAAGGCTCCGAGTCCTCCCCGGCCGCCAGCTCCGGTTACGAGTCCTCCACCCCCCCGGGGCTGGTGTCCCCCAGCGCCGAGTCGCAGAGCACCAGCAACCtctccccggcggcggcggcggcggcggcggcggcggcagcggcggcggccgtGTCCGCCGTgcaccggggcggcggcggcggcggcggcagcggcggcggcggcggcggcggcggccacaGCGGCCTTTCCTCCAACTTCAACGAGTGGTACGTGTAG
- the ZIC5 gene encoding LOW QUALITY PROTEIN: zinc finger protein ZIC 5 (The sequence of the model RefSeq protein was modified relative to this genomic sequence to represent the inferred CDS: inserted 2 bases in 1 codon; deleted 2 bases in 1 codon), with amino-acid sequence MFLKAGRGKKITTASVDGLGCVVMEPPLSKRNPTLRLADLAAAQPHPHQNMTGFPGLGNHHVHPHHAAHLHPGDAGGDPGGALTPLGPEHMAQPAALKLTPEALTAAAFAAXPPPPPPPPPPPPPPPPPPPPPPPAPPAAALPGYPSGGAAGRDFLLRRELPAAAAAAAAVHGALGEQHPPAGSPHLPHPPPHGVFISAAGTYGAADGAHDAFPPPGEQGAPAGRHPPLNGQMRLGLAAAAGELYGRAEAHYGAAAAASSSALQGYGSVNLNLAAAAAGHGHPHHPHPHHHHHHHHHHHAHVGAAAAAAAGAFLRYMRQPIKQELICKWIDREPPPPPPPPPPPPPPGGRKPCSKTFSTMQELVSHVTVEHVGGPEQSSHVCYWEECPREGKPFKAKYKLINHIRVHTGEKPFPCPFPGCGKVFARSENLKIHKRTHTGEKPFKCEFDGCERKFANSSDRKKHSHVHTSDKPYYCKIRGCDKSYTHPSSLRKHMKIHCKSPPPSPPPGSQGYAAAGPPDGPLPPEADPAAEPPRGRAAALSPPVTNLSEWYVCQAGGAPRRPRTPSCRDASPASEGDEPHRTSGGRAAP; translated from the exons ATGTTTTTGAAGGCgggtagagggaaaaaaataacaacagcgAGCGTAGATGGGCTTGGCTGTGTCGTTATGGAGCCCCCTTTGAGCAAGAGGAACCCGACACTGAGATTAGCGGATTTGGCAGCGGCTCAGCCCCATCCTCACCAGAACATGACAGGCTTCCCGGGGCTGGGGAACCACCACGTCCACCCCCACCACGCGGCCCACCTCCACCCCGGGGACGCGGGCGGCGACCCCGGCGGCGCCCTCACGCCGCTCGGACCCGAGCACATGGCGCAGCCCGCCGCCCTCAAGCTCACGCCCGAGGCGCTCACCGCCGCCGCTTTCGCCGC CCCGCcgccaccaccgccgccgccgccgccgccaccgccgccgccgccaccaccgccgccgccgccgcct gcgccgcccgccgccgccctcccgggCTACCCgtcggggggggcggcgggacgggACTTCCTCCTGCGGCGGgagctgcccgccgccgccgccgccgccgccgccgtgcacGGGGCGCTGGGCGAACAGCACCCGCCCGCCGGCTCCCCCCACCTCCCGCACCCGCCGCCCCACGGCGTCTTCATCTCGGCCGCCGGCACCTACGGCGCGGCCGACGGGGCGCACGACGCCTTCCCGCCGCCCGGCGAGCAGGGAGCGCCCGCCGGTCGCCACCCGCCGCTCAACGGGCAGATGCGCCTGGGgctggcggccgccgccggggagCTGTACGGGCGCGCCGAGGCGCACTACGGtgccgcggccgccgcctcctcctcggCGCTGCAAGGCTACGGCTCCGTCAACCTCaacctggcggcggcggcggccggccaCGGGCACCCGCAccacccccatccccaccaccaccaccatcaccaccaccaccaccatgcgcacgtcggggcggcggcggcggcggcggccggggcctTCCTGCGGTACATGCGGCAGCCCATCAAGCAAGAGCTGATCTGCAAGTGGATCGACCGggagccgcctcctcctcctcctccgccgccgcctccgccgccacCGGGCGGTAGGAAGCCTTGCTCCAAAACTTTCAGCACGATGCAGGAGCTGGTGAGCCATGTCACCGTGGAGCACGTCGGCGGGCCCGAGCAGAGCAGCCACGTGTGCTACTGGGAGGAGTGTCCCCGCGAAGGCAAACCCTTCAAAGCGAAATACAAACTCATCAACCACATCCGAGTGcacacgggagagaagcccttcccctgccccttccccggcTGCGGGAAGGTCTTCGCCCGCTCCGAAAACCTCAAGATCCACAAGCGGACTCATACAG gggagaagcccttcaagtgcgaGTTCGACGGCTGCGAGAGGAAGTTCGCCAACAGCAGCGACCGCAAGAAGCACTCCCACGTCCACACCTCCGACAAGCCCTACTACTGCAAGATCCGCGGCTGCGACAAGTCCTACACCCACCCCAGCTCCCTGCGGAAGCACATGAAGATCCACTGCAagtccccgccgccctccccgccgccgggctcCCAGGGCtacgcggcggcggggccccccgACGGCCCGCTGCCCCCCGAGGCCGACCCGGCCGCCGAGcccccccgcggccgcgccgccgccctcTCCCCGCCGGTCACCAACCTCAGCGAGTGGTACGTCTGCCAGGCCGGGGGggctccccgccggccccgcacCCCTTCCTGCCGCGACGCCTCCCCGGCCTCCGAGGGGGACGAGCCCCACAGGACCTCGGGGGGCCGAGCCGCTCCCTAG